The DNA window GATTTGCGGTGCTTAATTTTCCTGTGCTTAAGCAACCCCTATTTCCCTTATTCTCTGGTTTGTTCGGAGCGTCTCTTCTTGGCTCGAGCTTCATGCAGAATGTGAAGATTCCTGAACAGAAAATACAGAGCGCAATAATTGATAAAACTGAAATCAAAAAAACAATGAGCCTAAGCATCATTGCATCCTCTCTTGTCTCATTTCTTCCCGGGGTCGGAAGCGCGCAGGCGGCGGTTATCGCGTCATCTTTCAGGAAAATGAGGGAGAAATCTTTCCTTCTTATGCTCGGCGCGGTGAATTCCATAGTCATGCTTCTGAGCTTTGTCGCGCTCTATTCTATCGGGAAGCCGCGGAGCGGAGTCGCTGTTTTCACGGGAAAATTCCTTCCTGCATTGAGCCAGCAGCAGCTCTGGCTGCTGCTGGCCGTCGGATTGGTTGCAGGATGCATTTCAGTTTTCCTCTCTCTGTTCTTCGCGAAGAAATTCTCTGCAATAATGACAAGGATAAATTACAGGTGGCTTTGCTTGGGAATTCTTGTTTTCATAACCGCAATCTCTGTTCTTTTATCAGGCCCGCTTTCCCTGCTTGTCTTGGTTACAGGGGCAGCGATAGGAATGCTGACTGCATTCCTCGGAGTGAGAAAAATCCAGATGATGGGATGTTTGCTTTTGCCTGTTATTTTGTATTATCTTATTTAGAAGAACTTCTTCAGATCCTGCTGCTTCTCTTTCTCCCTTCCGAAGACGCTTTCTATCGCGACAGTTATCAGCGCGATGTTCTGCTTTGTGTATGCAGGGACATTGAATTTCTCGGCGAGCTTTCTCGCGGACTCGAGATATTTGATTATCGAGCCCTCCGCTATCGTGAAAATCAGCCTGCCTCCGCATTTCAGACACTTGCCTTTCAGCGGCGGCCTCCTGTATTTCTCGTTGCAGCCGACGCATCTGAACTGCTGCTTCGTGAATTTATGGAAATTGCCCTTGATATCCCTGATGAAATGCCTGTCTATCACAAGGCGCGCGACATCTGCCTCGTCGACGGCCCTGAGCTTTTCTGCGAGAGCCATCTGATGGTCCAGCTTTTCCTGCATCGTTGCCAGCGTCTTGTATATCGAGCATCCTGTTCCCGCGTTTATGTCGCTGACATCATGGGTATAGTGCAGGTTCTTCAGCGAGGCGAACTCGCTATCGCTTTTCAGCCTGTCTGATATCTGCTCTATCTTCACTGTATTCGGAGGCATGTTTTTCTCCGCGGCCATATACATTTCGAGAGGGTATTCCTTCGCCACATCAAGGTCGAAAATCATGTCGTCGATTTCAGCGGGCCTTATTCTCGTGTTCAGAGTAAGAGGGGCATCCTGCGTCGAGCCTCTGTGCGCCGGAAGATATTCCCTCGAGAAATTCAGCAGCGCATCGAGAAGAAGCATCATCGCGCCTTCGTCCCCGTCGCAGTCCCTTCTCATGGTTGCGTGCATGAACGGCGAGGCGAGGAATGCCTGCATAGGCGCATGGCCTATTATCCTCGCGACAACGCCTGCGCAGTTATGCGGGGCGATGCAAAGAAGAAGATGGCCCGCCAGATCCTCTTTTTTCTGCAGGTTGTAGAACGGCTTCTGCTTGTAGAATTTCTCGAGAAGCGCGTCGATGAATTTGGCAGTCTTGAAAAAAGTGTCTGTCGCGGCCTCGTCGTTTCCCCCGTATGAAGGGAGGATTATGTCGTGCGGCTTCATTTCGAGAATCTGCTCCTCGTTTTTCAGCTCCCTGTCGAAAATGTCTTTGGTGTATCCCAATTCCCTGAGTTTTTCTATCGAGGTTCCGACTTCCTTCGGCTTGAATTGTGTTATCGGAACTTCGCTCGCATCGTATCTTATTGTCCCGTCTTTGTTGACATGAAGGCTGAATGATGCCCTTAAGATTCCCTTCGCGAGATTCTCGGGGATGTGCTTGGTCGAGCTCGTTCCCCTCACTCCTTTCACGAGAACGGGTTTTTCCTTCAGCCCGAGCTGCTTTATCGCGCAGTCATAATATTCTTTTATTGGTATTTTCTGCTCGCTGAAAGGCCTCATGGATTCCTGCCCGTGAAGGGGGCAGCTTTCTGTCTCCATTTTCTTGAAGCATTTGGAGCAGTAATGCATCTGCTGGGTTTTTCCTCCGCATTTGTGGCATACGAAATATATGCTCTCGCTGCCGCATTTTTCGCACCAGTGGATTGGCCAGTCTGATTCCACATACCCTTTCTCGTTCGCAGCCTGCAGGCTGCGCAGTCTCCCTCCCTCTTCTCCGACGGGAAAAAGGCAGTTCGGCGAGCCTGTGAGCTCCCTCGGCTTCGCCTTCTCCGGCCTTCCCATCCTCGAGCCGATGAATGTCCCTGCCTTGTCTTTTATCCTGAATCTGGAATTCTCGTTTATGAATTCCAGAACAGTCTTCTCTCCTGCAATCTTCGCTTTTTCAAAAAAAGCTTTTATTTCTGATTCGAAATTCTCGGGGGATATCCCGAAATTGGCGGCCATCGCATCCGCATCTTTTTTCTCGATGATTACATCAGCTATTCCGACCTTGTGCTCCATCCCTGTCAGCTCCAGCGCCCTTTTCGCGGGAACAAGCCTTTCCCTCTCGTGGCTTCCGTACGGAAGATTGAGGTTTCCATTCGCGGGCTCTGCGCGGGAAATCCATTCCAATAAATCGATGAATTGGCTGAATTTTATCTGCGACCAGTAATATATGAAATCAGGATGCAGGGGCATGTTGAAGACAATGCTGACTTTCATGGCCTCCTCGAGGCTCGGCGCTTTTTTGTCGAGTGTCTGCAGGACTTTCTGCATGTCCTCGAGCTGCGCCTCTGTCTTTATCGCCAGAGTCTGGGGGTCTGAATATTTCACAGCGACTTCCTTCAGCTCCGCGAGCCACCACTCATTGTTGTATCCGCAGGGATTCAGCAGATGGTTTCTGTTTATGAAATCCCCGTACGAAACAAGAATGTCTCCTGAATAGATTATCTCTTTTATCTTGTCTTTCAATTCCTTCGCCTTTTCTACTGTCCTGAACTGCACGACAGAGCCGTCAAGCAGCTTTACAATCGGCCCGTCTATGCTGTCGCACACTCCTATCGCCGCAGCCTTGCTCGGCTTCTCTAATTTTATCTGCGTTCCGAATGCTATGAATCCGTCGAACGCGGTCATTGTCGCGGGATGTATCGCCATCGCGGAATACCCGCTCAGCCTGCATCTGCCGTACCTTAATCTGAATGCGCCTGAAGCGGATGGATGCCCGAAAACAGGCCTGCCCGCGACGACATCCTGAATGTATGTTGCTGTCGCGGACTGCTTCTTCTCCTCTATCTTTGATTTCTGCAGCTCTACGAATTTCTCGAGCCAGTCCCAGTCCTTGAATTTGAATCCTATTTTCCTCA is part of the Candidatus Micrarchaeia archaeon genome and encodes:
- a CDS encoding tripartite tricarboxylate transporter permease encodes the protein MLKQPLFPLFSGLFGASLLGSSFMQNVKIPEQKIQSAIIDKTEIKKTMSLSIIASSLVSFLPGVGSAQAAVIASSFRKMREKSFLLMLGAVNSIVMLLSFVALYSIGKPRSGVAVFTGKFLPALSQQQLWLLLAVGLVAGCISVFLSLFFAKKFSAIMTRINYRWLCLGILVFITAISVLLSGPLSLLVLVTGAAIGMLTAFLGVRKIQMMGCLLLPVILYYLI
- the polC gene encoding DNA polymerase II large subunit, which encodes RIKELEKEYGFLDPAVCLKISEEIAKEKFCKFKSHEEAMDAGLRVAFGYLTCGVVAAPLEGYTHFKVKKTRDGKDYISPFFSGPIGGAGRTAASIFLLITDYIRELMGYAKYDPTEQEVKRMITEVYDRHERVNNLQYLPSPAEIDFLVRNLPIQIDGDPTEEREVSNYKDLDRIETNRIRSGACLILGEGIAQKAPKLLRTLNKLRKIGFKFKDWDWLEKFVELQKSKIEEKKQSATATYIQDVVAGRPVFGHPSASGAFRLRYGRCRLSGYSAMAIHPATMTAFDGFIAFGTQIKLEKPSKAAAIGVCDSIDGPIVKLLDGSVVQFRTVEKAKELKDKIKEIIYSGDILVSYGDFINRNHLLNPCGYNNEWWLAELKEVAVKYSDPQTLAIKTEAQLEDMQKVLQTLDKKAPSLEEAMKVSIVFNMPLHPDFIYYWSQIKFSQFIDLLEWISRAEPANGNLNLPYGSHERERLVPAKRALELTGMEHKVGIADVIIEKKDADAMAANFGISPENFESEIKAFFEKAKIAGEKTVLEFINENSRFRIKDKAGTFIGSRMGRPEKAKPRELTGSPNCLFPVGEEGGRLRSLQAANEKGYVESDWPIHWCEKCGSESIYFVCHKCGGKTQQMHYCSKCFKKMETESCPLHGQESMRPFSEQKIPIKEYYDCAIKQLGLKEKPVLVKGVRGTSSTKHIPENLAKGILRASFSLHVNKDGTIRYDASEVPITQFKPKEVGTSIEKLRELGYTKDIFDRELKNEEQILEMKPHDIILPSYGGNDEAATDTFFKTAKFIDALLEKFYKQKPFYNLQKKEDLAGHLLLCIAPHNCAGVVARIIGHAPMQAFLASPFMHATMRRDCDGDEGAMMLLLDALLNFSREYLPAHRGSTQDAPLTLNTRIRPAEIDDMIFDLDVAKEYPLEMYMAAEKNMPPNTVKIEQISDRLKSDSEFASLKNLHYTHDVSDINAGTGCSIYKTLATMQEKLDHQMALAEKLRAVDEADVARLVIDRHFIRDIKGNFHKFTKQQFRCVGCNEKYRRPPLKGKCLKCGGRLIFTIAEGSIIKYLESARKLAEKFNVPAYTKQNIALITVAIESVFGREKEKQQDLKKFF